In Streptomyces tendae, one DNA window encodes the following:
- a CDS encoding helix-turn-helix domain-containing protein has product MHELFDPARLTQARSFTGMTKRQLADELGVTPAAVSQYEMGTNRPRPDLLPRLAEILDVPLTYFLAGRPHARLDPSAAHFRSLRSTRAYQRAKAVAFTEQVWELTYALEKRVQLPVVDLPGFAGGEVHPGTDLPSDPASAARALRVAWGLGTGPIAHLVRRLEAHGIVVVTPQRDEDLRSVDAFSTSRLPRPLIVLTPNRTDDVYRHRFSAAHELGHLILHGDTNPGDITQEREADTFAAEFLTPRESILSELPARADLHKLSQLRDGWGVSVHSLLYRCRELGLLSDSSASRAYQRLHGLQGQPGFTPEPLAGYPGEQPALLSQAFTLACDHGLTMTELAHELAWSVAQVRRMLGAEEDRPALRLVSSSS; this is encoded by the coding sequence GTGCACGAGCTCTTCGACCCCGCCCGGCTGACCCAAGCCCGAAGCTTCACCGGCATGACGAAGAGGCAGCTGGCCGACGAGCTGGGGGTCACCCCTGCTGCGGTGAGCCAGTACGAGATGGGCACCAACCGGCCACGCCCCGACCTGTTGCCGCGCCTGGCCGAGATTTTGGATGTGCCGCTGACGTACTTCCTGGCGGGACGCCCGCACGCACGGCTGGACCCCTCCGCTGCTCACTTCCGCAGTCTGCGCAGCACCCGGGCATATCAGCGGGCCAAGGCCGTCGCATTCACCGAACAAGTCTGGGAGCTGACCTACGCGCTGGAGAAACGTGTCCAGCTCCCCGTGGTCGACCTCCCCGGTTTCGCCGGCGGCGAGGTGCATCCGGGCACTGATCTGCCCAGCGATCCCGCCTCCGCCGCCCGAGCCCTGCGAGTCGCGTGGGGGCTGGGCACCGGACCCATCGCTCACCTGGTCCGGCGCCTGGAAGCACACGGCATCGTGGTGGTCACCCCACAGCGCGACGAGGATCTGCGCTCCGTTGACGCCTTCTCCACCTCACGCCTCCCGCGCCCGTTGATCGTACTGACGCCCAACCGGACCGACGACGTTTACCGGCACCGCTTTAGTGCCGCTCACGAGCTGGGTCACCTGATCCTGCACGGCGACACCAATCCCGGTGACATCACCCAGGAACGCGAGGCCGACACCTTCGCAGCCGAGTTCCTCACCCCCCGCGAATCGATCCTGTCCGAGCTGCCCGCACGGGCGGACCTGCACAAGCTCTCGCAGCTCCGCGACGGTTGGGGCGTATCGGTGCACTCCCTGTTGTACCGCTGCCGAGAACTCGGACTCCTGTCGGACTCCTCGGCCAGCCGCGCCTATCAGCGGTTGCACGGCCTGCAGGGGCAACCCGGCTTCACTCCGGAGCCCTTGGCTGGCTATCCCGGCGAACAGCCCGCGCTGCTGTCCCAGGCCTTCACCCTTGCCTGTGACCACGGGCTGACAATGACTGAACTGGCTCACGAGCTGGCCTGGAGCGTAGCCCAGGTGCGGCGCATGCTCGGTGCAGAGGAAGACCGGCCAGCCCTCCGGCTGGTTAGCAGCTCGTCCTGA
- a CDS encoding Tn3 family transposase, which translates to MPVEYLSAEQEARYGRFATEPSPGELEQFFRLDTKALGLARAKRRPATRLGWAVQWGTVRMLGTFLTEDPTAVPASVVRFVAEQLGIGDEHFAEYGVRPQTAYEHAWEIRDEYGYRDFAAGEAGLREFLAARVWSSLEGPRALFDRAVVWLVNNRVLLPGVTTLARMVAAVRQEENDRLHAALYEAVPYDLRTEMVRLLEVPEKKRVSELERLRLGPMRVSGKAMELALDRAREVRGLGAGAVDVGRVPAARMTGLARYGLTSKAPTLKRLEVTRQTATLLAAVRRLETATVDDALDLLHALMATKLLAKAERMGNDAKLKALPQLRKAAKKVAAAVDVLMTTPPATESGEMVSVVDAWSAIEQVVPREQLAEALATIAAVVPGGDGDDDAEWRAELVARYGTVRGFIRLLVEVIDFGSVEAGVPVVKALKQLPDLIGRKKVGAEEVSMELVTGSWRRLVFANPNLPHGLVDKAAYSFCVLEHLHRALRRRDVFARDGDRWGDPRAKLLAGEKWRAAEPKVLTALGLESEPAGHLAELASALHAAYVQVAAGLPGNSALEVAGGKLKLAKLGKAEEPKLMPPFRQLVNGMLPKVDFPELLLEVAELTGMPEAFTHISGADSGMEGFVTSLCAVLLSEACNVGLTPVIKPDVPALTRGRLVQVDQGYFRAENISAANSLFIEAQAKIDVVRAWGGGLVASADGVRFTVPVQTLYAGSNARYFGLRHKGATWLNVVNDQVMGLGGVVVPGTLRDSLFILDAIHARDGGPKPETVITDTASYSDIVFGLFAICGYQFSPRIADISDARLWRTNTAADYGPLQPVSNHTIRLDRIRAHWGDMLRVAGSLTLGEVRGHDLIRMLSRDGKPTGLGDAFAHYGRIFKTLHLLQFVSDEGYRRMIGAQLNVTEARHRLARKIFFGQRGELRQHYREGMEDQLGALGLALNSVVLFNSLYIDAAVKQLAADGFPVTDELLARLSPLQYDHINFLGRYAFTSPPTPGLRPLRDPRQEDGDDDA; encoded by the coding sequence ATGCCTGTTGAGTATCTGTCTGCCGAGCAAGAGGCCCGCTACGGGCGGTTCGCCACGGAACCGTCGCCCGGGGAGCTGGAGCAGTTCTTCCGCCTGGACACCAAGGCCCTGGGTTTGGCGCGGGCGAAGCGCCGTCCGGCGACAAGGCTGGGGTGGGCGGTGCAGTGGGGCACGGTGCGGATGCTCGGCACCTTCCTGACCGAGGACCCCACGGCCGTCCCGGCTTCCGTGGTGCGGTTCGTTGCCGAGCAGCTCGGCATCGGCGATGAGCACTTTGCCGAGTACGGGGTGCGCCCGCAGACGGCGTACGAGCACGCGTGGGAGATCCGCGACGAGTACGGCTACCGGGACTTCGCCGCGGGTGAGGCGGGGCTGCGGGAGTTTCTGGCGGCGCGGGTGTGGTCGTCGCTGGAGGGGCCGCGCGCGTTGTTCGACCGGGCGGTGGTGTGGCTGGTGAACAACCGGGTGCTGCTGCCCGGCGTGACGACGCTGGCCCGGATGGTGGCCGCGGTCCGCCAGGAGGAGAACGATCGGCTGCACGCCGCGCTGTACGAGGCGGTGCCGTACGACCTGCGTACCGAGATGGTCCGGCTGCTGGAGGTGCCGGAGAAAAAGCGGGTATCGGAGCTGGAGCGGCTGCGGCTGGGGCCGATGCGGGTGTCGGGCAAGGCGATGGAGCTGGCGCTGGACCGCGCCCGTGAGGTGCGGGGCCTGGGTGCCGGCGCGGTCGACGTCGGTCGGGTCCCGGCCGCACGGATGACCGGGCTGGCCCGCTACGGGCTGACCTCGAAGGCGCCGACGCTTAAGCGCCTGGAGGTCACGAGGCAGACCGCCACCCTGCTGGCGGCCGTGCGGCGCCTGGAGACCGCGACGGTGGACGACGCGCTCGATCTGCTGCACGCGCTGATGGCCACGAAACTGCTGGCGAAGGCCGAGCGGATGGGCAACGACGCCAAGCTCAAGGCTCTGCCCCAGCTGAGGAAGGCGGCGAAGAAGGTCGCCGCGGCGGTCGACGTGCTGATGACGACGCCTCCGGCAACCGAGTCAGGCGAGATGGTCTCCGTGGTGGACGCGTGGTCGGCGATTGAGCAGGTCGTACCGCGCGAGCAGCTGGCCGAGGCGCTCGCCACGATCGCCGCGGTGGTCCCGGGCGGCGATGGGGACGACGACGCGGAATGGCGGGCCGAACTGGTCGCCCGCTACGGCACCGTGCGCGGCTTCATCCGCCTCCTGGTCGAGGTCATCGACTTCGGCTCGGTCGAGGCCGGCGTCCCGGTCGTGAAGGCCCTCAAGCAGTTGCCGGACCTGATCGGCCGGAAGAAGGTCGGCGCCGAGGAGGTCTCCATGGAGCTGGTGACCGGCTCGTGGCGGCGGCTGGTGTTCGCCAACCCTAACCTGCCGCACGGCCTGGTGGACAAGGCGGCGTACTCGTTCTGCGTCCTGGAGCATCTGCACCGCGCCCTGCGCCGGCGGGACGTGTTCGCCAGGGACGGCGACCGCTGGGGCGACCCCCGCGCCAAGCTGCTTGCCGGGGAGAAATGGAGGGCCGCCGAGCCGAAGGTGCTCACCGCGCTCGGCCTGGAGAGCGAGCCGGCCGGGCACCTCGCCGAACTCGCCTCCGCCCTGCACGCCGCGTACGTCCAGGTCGCCGCCGGGCTGCCGGGCAACAGCGCGCTGGAGGTGGCGGGCGGAAAGCTGAAGCTGGCCAAGCTCGGCAAGGCCGAGGAGCCCAAGCTCATGCCGCCGTTCCGGCAGCTGGTCAACGGCATGCTGCCGAAGGTCGACTTCCCCGAGCTGCTGCTGGAGGTCGCCGAGCTGACCGGCATGCCGGAGGCATTCACGCACATCTCCGGCGCCGACTCCGGCATGGAGGGCTTCGTCACCAGCCTGTGCGCGGTGCTGCTGAGCGAGGCGTGCAACGTGGGCCTGACCCCCGTCATCAAGCCGGACGTCCCGGCGCTCACCCGCGGTCGTCTGGTCCAGGTCGACCAGGGCTACTTCCGGGCCGAGAACATCTCGGCGGCCAACAGCCTGTTCATCGAGGCCCAGGCGAAGATCGACGTCGTACGGGCGTGGGGCGGCGGCCTGGTCGCCTCCGCCGACGGAGTCCGCTTCACGGTCCCCGTGCAGACCCTGTACGCGGGATCGAACGCCCGGTACTTCGGCCTGCGGCACAAGGGCGCCACCTGGCTGAATGTGGTCAACGACCAGGTGATGGGGCTGGGAGGGGTGGTCGTGCCGGGCACGTTGCGCGACTCGCTGTTCATCCTGGACGCGATCCACGCCCGCGACGGCGGGCCGAAGCCGGAGACGGTCATCACGGACACCGCTTCGTACTCGGACATCGTCTTCGGTCTGTTCGCGATCTGCGGCTACCAGTTCTCGCCGAGGATCGCCGATATCTCTGACGCGCGGCTGTGGCGGACGAACACCGCGGCCGACTACGGGCCGCTCCAGCCGGTTTCGAACCACACCATCCGCCTGGACCGGATACGCGCCCACTGGGGCGACATGCTCCGTGTGGCCGGGTCGCTCACCCTGGGGGAAGTTCGCGGCCACGACCTGATCCGCATGCTCTCCCGGGACGGCAAGCCGACCGGGCTGGGCGACGCGTTCGCCCACTATGGGCGGATCTTCAAGACCCTGCACCTGCTTCAGTTCGTCTCGGATGAGGGATACCGGCGGATGATCGGTGCCCAGCTCAACGTCACCGAAGCTCGCCACCGCCTCGCCCGGAAGATCTTCTTCGGGCAGCGCGGTGAACTGCGCCAGCACTACCGCGAAGGCATGGAGGACCAACTCGGCGCCCTCGGCCTGGCCCTCAACTCTGTGGTGCTCTTCAACAGCCTCTACATCGACGCCGCCGTCAAGCAGCTGGCCGCCGACGGTTTTCCGGTCACCGACGAGCTTCTCGCCCGCCTCTCCCCACTCCAGTACGACCACATCAACTTCCTCGGCCGCTACGCCTTCACCAGTCCCCCAACACCGGGTCTGCGTCCTCTGCGCGACCCTCGGCAGGAAGACGGGGACGACGACGCATAG